The DNA sequence CTCAGGAGCTGGTGGCGCTGATTGCCGAGAAAGGCCCTCAGGCCGCGCTGGCGCAGATTTCTGGTCTGGACGCGGCAAGCGCCGTGGTGGCGGAAGCCGTTAACGATTACAACGCCGTTAAATGAGACAAGACCTGGCGCGGCTCGAGTCGCGCCCATTACTACTCCTGTCAGATATGCAGGCAATAATGGAAGAAACACAGGCATTTGAAAACCGTGTGCTTGAACGTCTGAATGCTGGCAAAACCGTAAGAAGCTTCCTGATCGCCACCGTTGAACTGCTGACGGAGGCAGTCAATATCCTGGTGCTTCAGGTGTTCCGTAAAGACGACTACGCGGTAAAATACGCAGTGGAACCGTTGCTGGATGGCGACGGGCCGCTTGGCGACCTTTCTGTACGCCTGAAGCTGATCTACGGCCTTGGGGTGATTAGCCGTGCCGAATATGAAGATGCCGAGCTGCTGATGGCCCTGCGCGAAGAGTTGAATCACGATGGTAATGAGTACAGCTTTACCGATGATGAGATTCTTGGACCGTTTGGCGAACTGCACTGCGTCGCCGCTCTGCCGCCAACGCCGCAGTTCGATGAGAGCGATGCAGACCTGCTGGCAATGCAAAAGCTGCGCTACCAGCAGGTTGTTCGTTCAACAATGATGCTATCTCTGACCGAGCTGATTTCTAAAATCAGCTTAAAAAAAGCCTTTCAAAAATCAACGCCCTGATTCCGTCTCTTGCTGTTCGCACGTCGGCCGATAAAGCTGACGATAGTACTCGAGACGACGCAGATATAGCTCTTCTTTTTCAGTCGGAATATCCGGCGGTATCTGCTTTAAACGTGGACATTTTTTTAGATATTCCATAAAAGCCTGGCTTGAAGCCATAAAGTCTACGGCTTTATCAATAATACGCGGTACACCGTCGCCGATTTTCGCCATCACGCTCTCCTCTGCTCGGGAATGATCCTATTTAGAATTAGCTAAAAAAACGCAATACAGATGAGGAAAACGTGCTTAATGCCCGACAGACTTCACAGAAATGAACATTAGCTCACTATTAATAAAAATAGTCACTATATTCAATTAATTATAATTAATCTCGGTGACTGTTATTCGCAAAAAATCCGCGGCGTTTTGATAAATAACTACCCACAACACCCGCAACAGCACATACTATAGTCTGATAATGCCCCTTTCTTAATAGATTAAGCCACCATGAAAGAAGTCGAAAAAAATGAAATTAAGCGTCTGAGCGATCGTCTCGACGCCATCCGTCACCAGCAGGCTGACCTGTCTCTGGTTGAAGCCGCAGACAA is a window from the Klebsiella oxytoca genome containing:
- the mtlR gene encoding mannitol operon repressor MtlR; amino-acid sequence: MRQDLARLESRPLLLLSDMQAIMEETQAFENRVLERLNAGKTVRSFLIATVELLTEAVNILVLQVFRKDDYAVKYAVEPLLDGDGPLGDLSVRLKLIYGLGVISRAEYEDAELLMALREELNHDGNEYSFTDDEILGPFGELHCVAALPPTPQFDESDADLLAMQKLRYQQVVRSTMMLSLTELISKISLKKAFQKSTP